From Chlamydia avium 10DC88:
ATTGTGCTTTTATGTTGCGAATGAGTTCACGAGCAGCATGATGACTTGAGGAACTCTGCACAATGTCTAGAATAGCTTGCTGCAACTTAGGATCACATAAGGAAAGTGTTACAGGATATCGGATCAGAAACATAACCGTAGATTCAACTACCTGAGGGTTAATTTCTGAGTCTAGTTTAGGAGGACAACTACAGAATAGACCCCAAAGTGTTTCTGAAATAACTTCAAGTTTTTTGTGATTTGAGTGCTTCCTTAAAGCTTGCTGTAGGTAGGGAAAAAAGGTTGATAGTAATTTCTTAGATGATTCTGCTACATTGGGGTCAGGATCTCTTAATAATAGAGGATGTTGGAGAATAAAGAAAAATAATCGTATAGACTGAGCATACTCTTTCTCCATCGGAGTTTCATCGAGTTTTCCAAATAGGGGTGCAGAAAGAAAAACAGAGAAAGCAAGGGTTAGCTGGGGTTGGAATTGAATGCTAGATAAAAGGACACTATTTGTTTCCTTAAGTTCTAAATTTAATAGAGATGGCGGTGCAGTGGATAGCAACCGTAGAATAATCATAAATATGTGCTCTAGTTGAGGAATGACAAGAGTACCTTGTATCCCTTCAGGGAGAGAGAGAAGAGAATCGAGTGCGCATATCGATAATTTATGTGACCAACACTCTTTGAGGATAGAATTTATCACAGCAGATTGTTCTTGGTCACAATTTAGGAATTCACAAATATCTGTTTGCTTGTCTAGGTGTGTTTGTAAAGCCGAGCGAGCTAATTTCATGTAGGCATCGCAGGAAGTATTGTGGTTAATGCAAGATGGGTGGCAAAGTAAAAAAGCGGTTAGCACTATGTTCGTGGGTGGAGGTGTTGGCGTACTTGATTGATGTAGTGTTTCAGAGAAACGTGTGTAATGAATATGAAGCTCTTTAGGGAGAAAAGTGACTACTTTTTCAGCATGATCATTTGTTATTCCAGCTGCTGTTAATATAGATGAGCATGATTGTGTGAGTTCCTGGAGCATAGAGTGGGCAGCACGGTGTTGCTCAGAAGGTTGTTGTTCAGAAGAAAATAGTGATTGTAAGAATTCCAAAAGAAGTAGTGCTTGTGTTGTTGTAGTAGTCGGTGGAGGTTGAGTATTTGAGAACATTTCCGTTAATACGGAGCTAGAGGGCTGTATGCGCATAAGTTCTCGAAGAGAAGATAGAAGTAAATCCAAGGTATCTTCCAATTGTCCTAGAATTAGAGCTTTTAGGTTTTCTTCTCCTCCCAATGCTTGTATACGATTGCAATTCGTTACAAAAAGAGCAAGCGTACGAAGATACTTCACACCTATTGATGTTTGAGTATGAGAAAGAAGAACGAGATCAAACAAGTCTTTTAGTGTACGGAAATTTTGACAAGAGTGCAGAAGGCTTGCCATGTTTTTAGAAACTTTATAGTTTCCCGGGGAAGACGAAGCAAAAGGAAAAGATAAAATACGCTCGGCTTCTTCAGCAAAGACAGCAGGGTTATTTTGGCGCATTAGGTGGGATAACCACCCTACAAAGCAAGCTCGATAGAAGCAGTTTCCATCTCCAAGAACGTCAATTATATAAAAATTATTATCTAAGTACTGCAGTTGTTTTAGCTGTAAATTAGCTACGAGATATTCATCTGATTGAGGGTTTGTGTTTTGCAACTTTTGTTGTAAGTTCAGGATAGTTTGAAGAAAGATATCTTTGACTTTCATAGGATAGGTATTTAGGAATGTAGGGTTGCTAGTCTTGAGAATATCTAGGGTAGGACGAGCACTATAGGGGAGTAATCCCTGTTCTCCATAATATACTAGGGATTGTAGAGAATGGGGAGCTACCTCTTTAGGAAGATGACCTAGGGAGAGGATTCTTGATAGGAAATCAGGTTTTGTCGGGGGAGTACTTGGTGTGTAAGAAAATAGTGTGTCAAGTGAGGTAGGAGGAGGAGATCCTGAACTAGGAACATCACCCTTCACATGAGCATCGGGGGCTTTCTTCTCTTTGGGTTGTATTATTTTTTTTACAGAGGTTTCTTTTGTTCCTGGAGAAGGGGGCGGGGGAACATCTTCTGTAGGCTGCTTATCTTTTCCTAGAGTGGTTGGAATCTCTGTTTTTATGGGTTCCTCGGGTTTGGGGGGAACAACAGGGAATATAGATCGTGTGTGATCCTCTATAATATGTCGATCTAAGTAGTGGATGAGTAGGAGGATACCCAGGGTAATGATATGCAACATTATGTAGGCAATCACGCGTAGTATGCGGATATATAGGGGGTCTTGAGGGCAAGTTTGTAGGTGGTAAAAATTATTCTTGCCGTGGGGTGGGCAAGGTGGTGGGGTAGGTGACATAAAGGACACAGATAAAGGAATTTTACCTAGTTTGTAATTTTAATTTTTGAGTAGAGCTTTGAAATTTGATAATTTAAACTTCCTGATGTATATTATAACAGATTCATGGTTTTGTGGAATATTTTTATGAAAACAATGGGTTGGATACGTAGGGTTTTTCTATGTAGCTGTTTGTTTATAATTGGATGTGTTCCTTCTCCGGAGCGTGATTCTATCTGGGTTGTGGGAACAAATGCTACCTATCCACCATTTGAATTTGTTGATGCCGATGGTAAGGTTGCTGGCTTTGATATTGATCTTGCCGAAGCTCTTAGTAACAAATTGGGGAAACGTTTAGAGATACAAGAGTTTTCTTTTGACGCTTTAATTTTAAATTTGAAAAAGCACCGTATCGATGCTGTGCTTGCTGGAATGTCAATTACGAAATCCCGTAAAAAAGAAATTACTATGATTCCTTATTATGGTGATCAGGTAATTGAATTATCTTTGGTTTCCTCTCAACCCCTGGACATGGCTGCTCCCTTGGATAGATATACTTCGGTAGCTGTTCAGACAGGGACATTCCAAGAGGACTATTTATTATCTCAGCCCGGAGTGGTTGTGCGTTCTTTTGATAGTACTTTAGAAGTACTCATGGAGGTACAATGTAGGAAATCTCCTGTAGCTGTTTTTGAGCCTTCAGTAGCATGCGTAGTATTGAAAGATTTTCCTAATTTGTGTGTTACTACTCTTCCTCTTCCTGAGGATTGGAGGGTATTAGGTTTCGGTATGGGTGTAGCTAAAGATCGGCCCGAACAGGTGAAAGAAGTGCAAAAAGCTTTACAAGAGTTACAAAAGGAGGGTGTTCTTGCTGATCTCGCTAAGAAGTGGGGGTTAAGTTAAGGGCCACTCACAATATTATCTATGGAAATCCTAGGGCATCTGAATTTTTGAAAAGTTCTTTTTAGTTTTCATAAAAGTATTTTCTAGTTTGTTTAAAGATTAATTTGTGCAGCTCTTCTCCCAGCAGTTGTTTCAGAGGAGCTTCATAATTTAGTATGATTTCCTTATTTGAAGAGACTAGTGTATGTTTGGTTCTTATCCTTGCTATCCAGGGTTTCAGGATAGGTTGTCTTATGTAGGTATACATTTTTATTGCTCTACTTGTCAGGGAGTGGTTTTGCCTCATGAAGTTTCTGTTGTTGTAGTTGATAGTAATGGTCAGCCAAGTGGTGTGGCTTCTGTTTTGCGTTGTAAGAACCATCCTATTCGCGGGACACATTCTTCAGGTCCATTGACAACCTTATGGGGATTAATACCTAAAGATCAAGAAGCCGTGGACATTCGTGAGCGCATGAGCCGTATATGTTTTAGTATAAGAAACTTAGATATTTTTACTCTCTTAAGTTCCTTAGGTGGGGGGGGATGCATATTTTCCGGGGTAGTGCTTTGTATGATCGTGGCTTCTCCCATGATTCTTGGTCTGCCTTTATGGTGTTTCTCTTCTATCCTTTGTGGAGTTGGTTTTATTTTGTGTTTGCTTGGGGTCATATTGAATTATTATGCACGTTTTCGTTTACGAGAATGGCTACGCTTATCTCAGGATTATATCCGATGCTGTGATCTTATTCCGGTTCAGAAGGGGACAGAAAAGTACGTAGTTCTTACGGAATTTCCTCCTTCGTGTCATATATTGGATCCTTTATTGGCTAAGGACCCAGGAGAGACTCCCCCTTTTTCTTAATGTGCTAGACAGTTACAATTTTATTTTTTCTTTTAGGAGGTTTGGAGGAGACAATGCTACAGCAGGATATGCAAAGAAGGACAGCTTCAGGGAAGTTAATTTTTTTAGGAACAGGGAATCCTGAGGGCATCCCTGTTCCTTTTTGTTCTTGTTCTATTTGCTCAGGTAATAAAATACATCGTTTACGATCTTCAGTATTGATACAGTTTGGTAATAAAAATTTTCTCATTGATTCTAGTCCAGATTTTCGACAGCAGATGTTAACTCATAAAATCATACGTTTAGATGGGGTACTTCTTACTCATCCTCACTACGATCATATTGGAGGGATCGATGATTTGCGTGCATGGTATGTTGTGAATCAACAGACTCTTCCTGTAGTGCTTTCAGCAAGTACTTATAAATATCTTTCTAAGGCGCGAGAGCATCTGGTTCAACCTCCGAATCAATATGGGACATTAGCAGCAGCATTAGATTTCACTATTTTGAATGAATATCATGGCTCGTATTGTTTCCTTGGGTTGCCCTATACCTATGTTTCTTATTATCAAAAATTTTGTCAGGTTACTGGATATCGTGTGGGGAATCTTGCTTATCTCACGGATATGCAAAGATATGATCAGGAGATATTGAGTTATTTATCAGGAGTCGATACGGTAATTCTTTCTGTATCTCCTACGCAAGAATCTTCTCCATTTTTAGGCCGAGGTTATTCACATCTTACTTTAAGTCAGGCAGAAGATTTCACTTCTCGTTTGGGTGCCAAGCGTTTGATCCTTACTCATATTAGTCATTGCTTACAAAAAGAGCTGGATGAAGACCCTCATAGGATATGTGCTTATGATGGTATGGAAATTTCTTGGTTTATTGAAGGGATGGATAATGAAGAAGACAGATTCTGATGAGAATAAAGGTCGCGAAAGTTCTTTAGGATGGCGTTTTTCTCTTCCTTGTGAGGAACAGGATCCAAGTTTAGCTTTAGCTATAGTATGTTATGCAAGTAAGGCAGAACAGAAAAATGTCGAAGAACATAAAGAAGAGTTGATTTCTCTTGCAAGTTCTTGTGGTATTTCTGTTTTAGAGACTCGTTCTTGGATATTACGACTTCCCTCGCCATCTACATATTTAAATGAGGGGAAGTTGTTAGAAATTCAAGAAATTTTATCAAGATTTCCTTCGATTGGGACTTTAATCATTGATGAGGAAATTACTGCTTCACAGCAGAGAAATTTAGAGAAGCGTTTAGGTGTTGTTGTTTTAGACCGTACGGAAATTATTTTGGAGATTTTTGCTTCTCGAGCTTTGACTGCGGAGGCAGGTCTTCAAGTAGAGTTAGCACGTGCTCGTTATCTTCTTCCTCGTTTAAAGAGAATGTGGGGGCATTTGTCACGCCAAAAATCTGGAGGGAGTAGTGGAGGCGGTTTTGTCAAGGGAGAGGGAGAAAAACAAATCGAACTTGATAGAAGGATGATTCGAGATAAGATTCATAAGTTAACAGCAAGCTTGAAAGATGTAGAGAGACAGCGTAAAGAACGCAGGAAATCAAAAGAGAGACAGGGAATAACTTCATTTGCTTTAATTGGATACACGAACTCAGGGAAAAGCACATTATTAAATCTTTTGACTTCAGCAGATACTTATGCTGAAGATAAACTTTTTGCTACTCTAGATCCGAAAACGCGACGTTGTGTGCTTCCTTGTGGCCGGTGTGTTTTGATTACTGATACTGTTGGATTGATTCGTAAATTACCTCATACCCTGGTTGCAGCGTTTAAAAGTACTTTAGAAGCTGCTTTGCATGAAGACGTTTTACTTCATGTTGTGGATGCTTCTCATCCTCTAGCTTTTGAACACATAGAAACAACAAAATCTTTAATTCAGGAATTGGGGATTGAAAATCCTAAAATTATTACTGTATTGAATAAAGCGGACGCTCTTCCTGGAGGGAGAGTATCTACGAAATTGCGTTTATTTTCTCCACGTTCTGTGGTGATTTCAGCAAAAACTGGAGAGGGGATTCCTGCGTTTTTAGAAGTGATGTCAGAGGTTATTATGCAGAATTACCCCGAAGTACGTTTAGAATTCTCTTATAAAGATTATGGGAAGTTCACGGAACTATATGATTTAGGTTTAGTTCTTTCACATTTTTGTAAAGACGATGTTTTATTTGTAAATGCCCATTTACCTCAAGAACTAGAGAAAAAATATCGTCCATTTATTGTGTCCCATTCCTAATGTTTTCTAAGGATATGTGGGTAGAATACGTATAGAATTTTTCCTAATATTTAAGAAAAGAATCTTTAATTAGTGAGTAAAATAGCAATATTTTAGAATACTTCCATTGAATGAGTTTAATTTATAGCTAATTATTCAAACTTATGACAGTTGCGGAAGTTAAAGGTACCTTTAAGCTTGTATGTTTGGGTTGTCGTGTCAACCAGTATGAAATTCAGAGTTATCGCGATCAGTTGACTTTTTTAGGTTATCGAGAAGCCACTGATGTAGATCCCTGTGACTTATGTATTATCAATACTTGTGCCGTTACTCGATCAGCTGAAAGTTCAGGACGTCACGCTGTTCGCCAGGTGTGTAGGCAAAATCCTGAAGCTTTTTTGGTTGTCACGGGATGTTTGAGCGAGGCGGATAAGAATTTTTTTTCTTCTTTGGGTCGTCAGTGTTTATTGGTTTCCAATAAGGATAAACACCAACTTATGGAGAAAATTTTCCCTCATCTTAAAGAACTTCCTGAATTTCGCATTCGGAGTTTTGAGGGGAAATCACGGGCATTCATTAAGGTCCAGGATGGATGCAATTCTTTTTGTTCTTATTGTATTATCCCTTATTTGCGTGGCAGGTCGCGTTCACGACCTGCAGAAAATATTCTTAAAGAAGTTTCTGATTTGATTTCTCAAGGCTTTCGAGAGGTGGTGCTTGCCGGGATTAATGTTGGTGATTACAATGACGGCAGCCATACACTTGCGGATTTGATTCGTAAAGTGGATAATTTGGAGAACATAGAAAGAATTCGGATTTCTTCTATAGATCCTGAAGATGTTGATCAAAGTCTTCAGGAAGCGATTATTTTTGGTAAGCATACCTGTCATTCTTCTCATCTTGTTTTGCAATCAGGATCAAACGCAATTTTAAGGCTAATGAATAGAAAATATTCACGGAAAGATTTCTTGCATTGTGTCGAGTCTTTACGTTCTCTAGATCCTCAGTATACGTTTACTACTGATGTGATTGTCGGTTTCCCCGGAGAAACTGAACAAGATTTTGAAGAAACATTGAGGATTATTCAGGATGTAGGATTTATTAAGGTGCATATTTTTCCCTTTAGTCCCCGCGAGCGTACGAAAGCTTATACCCTACCCTCTCAAGTTCCCCCCTCAGTCATCTATGAAAGGAAAAAATATCTAGCTTCTGTTGCTGAGGAGGTGGCTTATCTGGAGATGAAGAAACGTATAGGTGGGACTTATAGTGTTCTCGTGGAAAAAATTGATGACCAAGGTATAGCGCATGGCCATACCTCATATTTTGATATGGTATGTTTCCCTTCGGATAGCAAAGTGTTTGTGAATACAATGGTTGACGTGCGTATTGATTCTGTAGAAGAAGGTATTCTTAGAGGAAATCGCATATGATTAAATTGACTCAACAGTTTAAGCCTTATACGTTGATTCCAGGGTCATGTATCCCCATCCCTGGCTCTAAATTTTATGCTCGAGTATTCCCTACGCTTTGGCAAGTATTTTCTTCTAAACATGAATTGGTCGGGGAAGGGAGGATTTCTTCATCAGGTCCTTTAAAACGTTTTTGTGTTTTTCAAGATTTACATCGGGGAGGTATTTCCGTATTCTCAGAGAAGTATAAGTATTATCTTTTGCCTTCGGGGAGAAAAGTAAGTTCTGTACGTGGTTGTCTCCCTCATGCGGATCAAGCAGAGCCTTTTCTGTCTTTGGGCGTATATAAGCATGCAGATTTGCATAAGATGCGTCTGCGGAGAGACCTAAAAGAAATTCTTCCTTTTTGGTGGCGTTTAGCAGCTTTGATACCTCCGGATTCTTCCGAGAGTTTCCAGGAGATACAAGGAGGTATTGGGAATCTTTTTCATGTTGTTCATCAAAAGATATTGCAAAGAGAGAAAACAGAAATTCATTCTTCTTTGTTATCGCTATATCTCGCAGGATTTTCCGAAAATTTTTTACCCAGAATCTATGATACAGAATATCAGGGAATTCTTAATGATTGTTTTGATGTAGATACACAATCTCATGTGCCTTTTTCTTTACTTCATGCGAGTTTTTGTTTGCTTCGTGATATTTTTATTTCCCACGATGGGGAAGTGCTTGATATCCTCCCTTCTTTACCTCCTGAGTTCCCCTGTGGAAAATTAATCCATCTTTCTCTGGAAGGTATCGGAAAAATTTCTCTAGAGTGGAGAAAGAAAACTATCCGTAAGGTTTGTTTGCATGCTCAGGAGAATAAGGATCTCTTTTTGAGGGTTTCTTCACCTTTAGTTAGTTGTCGTTTACGGCAGTGGAAACAGAAAAAGATAATTTTTTCTTCAAGGGTTTCCTTGGGAGAAATTATGGAGATAAAAGCAGGAACGACGTATGTGTGGGATTGTTTCCTTAAGTAGATAAGTTGACTAATGGTCGAGAGACTTTTAAGTTCAGAAGATATTTCCTTGCTTGTTTCAGGAAGGCAGGTCTGTCCTCATAAATTTTTGGGTATTCTTTCTATAGAAGAAACCCAGGATAGGATTGTTCTTTTTCGTCCCGGGGCATCTTCTGTTGCTATAGAGTTTCAAGGAAGTATAGAATATGCACATGCCCACAATTCAGGGATGTTTTCTTTTCCTGTTCCCAAAGGAACTCTTCCTCAGGACTATCGTATTTATCATCAAAATGGATTACTGGCTCATGATCCCTATGCGTTCCCATTGCTGTGGGGAGATTGGGATATATTTTTATTTCGTCAGGGGAATCATCGTCGTATTTATGATCGTATGGGAGCTATTCCTTGTGAGGTTTATGGTATCCATGGTGTTTTATTTGTTGTTTGGGCGCCTCATGCTCAACGCGTCTCTGTAGTTGGAGATTTTAATTTTTGGAATGGTTTAGTGAATCCTTTGAGTAAGTTAGGGGATTCAGGAATTTGGGAGCTCTTTGTTCCTGGTCTCCCCGAGGGAACCATATATAAATGGGAAATAGTCACCCATTCGGGAGATATAATAGTAAAAACTGATCCTTATGGAAAAAGTTTTGGTGTTCCTCCTCAGAGTGTTTCTCGGGTTGTAAATAGCGATAGCTATGTGTGGCAGGATTCCTTATGGATGGAGAATCGGAAGAGTTTGACTCGAGAACGTCCTTTAATGATTTATGAAGTGCATTTAGGTTCTTGGCAGTGGGAAGAGGGGAAGCCTTTAGGGTATCGTCAAATTGCTGAAAGATTAGCTCGCTATTGTCAAGACATGCATTATACTCATGTGGAGTTATTACCTATAACAGAACATCCATTGAACGAGTCTTGGGGGTATCAGGTTACGGGATATTATGCCCCTACTTTACGTTATGGTTCCCCAGAAGATTTCCAATTTTTTGTAGATTATTTACATTGTCAGGGGATTGGCGTGATTCTTGACTGGGTCCCTGGGCATTTCCCTACAGATACTTTTGCTTTATCTTCTTTCGACGGATCTCCTGTATATGAATCTGTTGATTATCAGGATCCTCTTCATCCCCATTGGGGGACATATACGTTTAATTATCGTAGTCCCGAGGTTGTGAATTTCTTACTAGGTAGTGCCCTATTCTGGTTAGATAAGATGCATATCGACGGCTTGCGTGTTGATGCCGTTAGTTCTATGCTTTATTTGGATTATGGGCGTAAGCAAGGGGAGTGGATCTCTAATATTTATGGAGGTAGAGAAAATCTCGAGGCTATTGAATTTTTGAAACGTTTAAATTCTGTGGTTCATGAGGAATTCCCTGGGGTCTTAATGTTCGCTGAAGAATCTACGGATTTTCCTAAAGTTACAGAACCTGTGAGTTGTGGAGGATTAGGTTTTGATTATAAATGGAACCTAGGATGGATGCACGATACGTTTCGCTATTTCAAAGTTGATCCTATTTTTCGTTCTTATCATCATGATGATCTTACTTTCGCTCTTTGGTATGCTTTTAATGAAAAGTACCTTCTTCCTCTTTCTCATGATGAAGTTGTACATGGTAAAGGTAGTTTATTATCAAAAATGCCTGGAAATTCTTGGGAGAAGTTTGCTCATATGCGTTTGCTATTGAGTTATCATATCTGCCAGCCAGGTAAGAAACTCATTTTTATGGGTGGGGAGTTTGCTCAGGAACACGAGTGGTCTCCCGAGCGTCCCTTAGATTGGAGTGTACTTCAGCATTCAGAAAATATTGCTTTACATCGGTGTGTTGCCGATATGAATTCTCTATATTGTCGTCTTCCTTATTTTTGGTTAGGAGATGGGACTCCCGAGTCTTTCCTCTGGGTAGATTTTCAAGATACTGAGAATCACGTGATTGCTTATTACCGTTTTGCTGGTGATGATCGTAGTCAGGCCGCACTTTGTATTCACCATTTCAGTCCTATCTATTTCCCTTCCTATGTTTTTCATTGTCATAATATAGACACTTGTCAGCTCATTTTTAATAGTGATTCTATAGAATATGGAGGGTCAGGGAAAGGTCATCGCCCTCCTATTTTTTGTCGAGATGCTCAAGGGGTTTCTTGGGGAATTGATGTAGATCTTCCTCCTTTAGCTACTTTGATATTTCAAGTTACTTTTTATTCATCTTAATTAATTATCCAAAATATAATTTATTTGTTTTTGTTGTTTGTTTTCATAACTTAATTTGTGATTATAATTAATTAAATCAAATAGATTGTATTTTTATTTATGTCTGTTTCTAGAATTCCCAAAGATGATCCTAATAACTT
This genomic window contains:
- the glgB gene encoding 1,4-alpha-glucan branching protein GlgB, giving the protein MVERLLSSEDISLLVSGRQVCPHKFLGILSIEETQDRIVLFRPGASSVAIEFQGSIEYAHAHNSGMFSFPVPKGTLPQDYRIYHQNGLLAHDPYAFPLLWGDWDIFLFRQGNHRRIYDRMGAIPCEVYGIHGVLFVVWAPHAQRVSVVGDFNFWNGLVNPLSKLGDSGIWELFVPGLPEGTIYKWEIVTHSGDIIVKTDPYGKSFGVPPQSVSRVVNSDSYVWQDSLWMENRKSLTRERPLMIYEVHLGSWQWEEGKPLGYRQIAERLARYCQDMHYTHVELLPITEHPLNESWGYQVTGYYAPTLRYGSPEDFQFFVDYLHCQGIGVILDWVPGHFPTDTFALSSFDGSPVYESVDYQDPLHPHWGTYTFNYRSPEVVNFLLGSALFWLDKMHIDGLRVDAVSSMLYLDYGRKQGEWISNIYGGRENLEAIEFLKRLNSVVHEEFPGVLMFAEESTDFPKVTEPVSCGGLGFDYKWNLGWMHDTFRYFKVDPIFRSYHHDDLTFALWYAFNEKYLLPLSHDEVVHGKGSLLSKMPGNSWEKFAHMRLLLSYHICQPGKKLIFMGGEFAQEHEWSPERPLDWSVLQHSENIALHRCVADMNSLYCRLPYFWLGDGTPESFLWVDFQDTENHVIAYYRFAGDDRSQAALCIHHFSPIYFPSYVFHCHNIDTCQLIFNSDSIEYGGSGKGHRPPIFCRDAQGVSWGIDVDLPPLATLIFQVTFYSS
- a CDS encoding MBL fold metallo-hydrolase, producing MQRRTASGKLIFLGTGNPEGIPVPFCSCSICSGNKIHRLRSSVLIQFGNKNFLIDSSPDFRQQMLTHKIIRLDGVLLTHPHYDHIGGIDDLRAWYVVNQQTLPVVLSASTYKYLSKAREHLVQPPNQYGTLAAALDFTILNEYHGSYCFLGLPYTYVSYYQKFCQVTGYRVGNLAYLTDMQRYDQEILSYLSGVDTVILSVSPTQESSPFLGRGYSHLTLSQAEDFTSRLGAKRLILTHISHCLQKELDEDPHRICAYDGMEISWFIEGMDNEEDRF
- a CDS encoding OTU family ubiquitin thioesterase — protein: MSPTPPPCPPHGKNNFYHLQTCPQDPLYIRILRVIAYIMLHIITLGILLLIHYLDRHIIEDHTRSIFPVVPPKPEEPIKTEIPTTLGKDKQPTEDVPPPPSPGTKETSVKKIIQPKEKKAPDAHVKGDVPSSGSPPPTSLDTLFSYTPSTPPTKPDFLSRILSLGHLPKEVAPHSLQSLVYYGEQGLLPYSARPTLDILKTSNPTFLNTYPMKVKDIFLQTILNLQQKLQNTNPQSDEYLVANLQLKQLQYLDNNFYIIDVLGDGNCFYRACFVGWLSHLMRQNNPAVFAEEAERILSFPFASSSPGNYKVSKNMASLLHSCQNFRTLKDLFDLVLLSHTQTSIGVKYLRTLALFVTNCNRIQALGGEENLKALILGQLEDTLDLLLSSLRELMRIQPSSSVLTEMFSNTQPPPTTTTTQALLLLEFLQSLFSSEQQPSEQHRAAHSMLQELTQSCSSILTAAGITNDHAEKVVTFLPKELHIHYTRFSETLHQSSTPTPPPTNIVLTAFLLCHPSCINHNTSCDAYMKLARSALQTHLDKQTDICEFLNCDQEQSAVINSILKECWSHKLSICALDSLLSLPEGIQGTLVIPQLEHIFMIILRLLSTAPPSLLNLELKETNSVLLSSIQFQPQLTLAFSVFLSAPLFGKLDETPMEKEYAQSIRLFFFILQHPLLLRDPDPNVAESSKKLLSTFFPYLQQALRKHSNHKKLEVISETLWGLFCSCPPKLDSEINPQVVESTVMFLIRYPVTLSLCDPKLQQAILDIVQSSSSHHAARELIRNIKAQYLMEWNAFIKHLNTVGRRSSQEYKTRLSSLLPKELLLTAFLNHYPQIWPLSSTLGQQCQAYLEQQTNKIRQELLANNQLRWQKLIIKNCPRLSIYNKLQNSFLLSTLRPTAYPMETRLTILHQLEQLHVDQLTSIFDSITSQAEDEHVSALSSSLGFIGLCQYLADTSLSQTPSQLTPLSTTHGFLQLDYSPEDRAHIHIFRAFNHYNCLLRKDAEDTSRLENNE
- the mtaB gene encoding tRNA (N(6)-L-threonylcarbamoyladenosine(37)-C(2))-methylthiotransferase MtaB; translated protein: MTVAEVKGTFKLVCLGCRVNQYEIQSYRDQLTFLGYREATDVDPCDLCIINTCAVTRSAESSGRHAVRQVCRQNPEAFLVVTGCLSEADKNFFSSLGRQCLLVSNKDKHQLMEKIFPHLKELPEFRIRSFEGKSRAFIKVQDGCNSFCSYCIIPYLRGRSRSRPAENILKEVSDLISQGFREVVLAGINVGDYNDGSHTLADLIRKVDNLENIERIRISSIDPEDVDQSLQEAIIFGKHTCHSSHLVLQSGSNAILRLMNRKYSRKDFLHCVESLRSLDPQYTFTTDVIVGFPGETEQDFEETLRIIQDVGFIKVHIFPFSPRERTKAYTLPSQVPPSVIYERKKYLASVAEEVAYLEMKKRIGGTYSVLVEKIDDQGIAHGHTSYFDMVCFPSDSKVFVNTMVDVRIDSVEEGILRGNRI
- a CDS encoding transporter substrate-binding domain-containing protein yields the protein MKTMGWIRRVFLCSCLFIIGCVPSPERDSIWVVGTNATYPPFEFVDADGKVAGFDIDLAEALSNKLGKRLEIQEFSFDALILNLKKHRIDAVLAGMSITKSRKKEITMIPYYGDQVIELSLVSSQPLDMAAPLDRYTSVAVQTGTFQEDYLLSQPGVVVRSFDSTLEVLMEVQCRKSPVAVFEPSVACVVLKDFPNLCVTTLPLPEDWRVLGFGMGVAKDRPEQVKEVQKALQELQKEGVLADLAKKWGLS
- the hflX gene encoding GTPase HflX, producing MKKTDSDENKGRESSLGWRFSLPCEEQDPSLALAIVCYASKAEQKNVEEHKEELISLASSCGISVLETRSWILRLPSPSTYLNEGKLLEIQEILSRFPSIGTLIIDEEITASQQRNLEKRLGVVVLDRTEIILEIFASRALTAEAGLQVELARARYLLPRLKRMWGHLSRQKSGGSSGGGFVKGEGEKQIELDRRMIRDKIHKLTASLKDVERQRKERRKSKERQGITSFALIGYTNSGKSTLLNLLTSADTYAEDKLFATLDPKTRRCVLPCGRCVLITDTVGLIRKLPHTLVAAFKSTLEAALHEDVLLHVVDASHPLAFEHIETTKSLIQELGIENPKIITVLNKADALPGGRVSTKLRLFSPRSVVISAKTGEGIPAFLEVMSEVIMQNYPEVRLEFSYKDYGKFTELYDLGLVLSHFCKDDVLFVNAHLPQELEKKYRPFIVSHS